One stretch of Acidimicrobiia bacterium DNA includes these proteins:
- a CDS encoding RNA polymerase sigma factor, which produces MRADNDGELIDLREVVVEHRAQIFRFARSLTRSDADAEDLAQSALVRALQRGPLSCNAEQAKWYVLRIVRNLAIDQARARARMSVEPHATLPDTPAPDSLPEELVLGAADDVIPRAAFDGLEPQHREVLRLRFLEELGYDKVAERLDVTEHAARQRVYRAMQALRAALRFRPT; this is translated from the coding sequence ATGCGAGCGGACAACGACGGCGAGCTCATCGATCTCCGCGAGGTCGTCGTCGAGCACCGCGCCCAGATCTTCCGGTTCGCACGCTCGTTGACCCGCAGCGACGCCGACGCCGAGGACCTCGCGCAGAGCGCGCTCGTGCGCGCGCTGCAACGCGGTCCCCTCTCGTGCAACGCCGAACAGGCGAAGTGGTACGTGCTGCGTATCGTGCGCAACCTCGCCATCGATCAGGCCCGCGCTCGCGCGCGGATGTCCGTCGAGCCGCATGCGACGCTGCCCGACACACCGGCCCCCGACTCGCTCCCCGAAGAGCTGGTGCTCGGCGCCGCCGACGACGTCATCCCACGCGCCGCATTCGACGGCCTCGAGCCGCAGCATCGAGAGGTGCTCCGGCTGCGGTTCCTCGAAGAGCTCGGCTACGACAAGGTGGCGGAGCGCCTCGACGTCACCGAGCACGCGGCCCGCCAGCGCGTCTACCGCGCGATGCAGGCCCTCCGAGCGGCGCTGCGCTTCCGG
- a CDS encoding D-glycerate dehydrogenase — MARVLVTRQLPEGGLDPLVAAGHEIVPPHPDDVPLTPEELVAAAAEVDAIVCVLTDRIDAALLRAGVPRLQVVADVAVGYDNIDVAAAADLGIAVCNTPGVLDETTADLAFLLILAAARRASDAEADLRQGRWSGFRMDRFLGVDVHGRMLGVVGFGRIGQAVARRAAGFGMEVLHHTRRDTGITGWVEDLDELLRASDVVTLHVPLTPETTHLIDARRLTLMKRSAVLVNTSRGPVVDEEALAIALEDGTIFGAGIDVYEREPEVHPRLLAAPHAVLLPHIGSASQATRRRMAQLACEGVVAVLDGKRPPNLVMR, encoded by the coding sequence GTGGCGCGTGTGCTGGTTACCCGGCAGCTTCCTGAGGGTGGGCTCGACCCGCTCGTCGCGGCCGGTCACGAGATCGTGCCGCCCCATCCCGACGACGTGCCGCTCACACCCGAGGAACTGGTTGCCGCGGCGGCCGAGGTCGACGCGATCGTGTGCGTCCTGACCGACCGGATCGACGCCGCGCTGCTGCGTGCCGGCGTGCCGCGCCTACAGGTCGTTGCCGATGTGGCCGTGGGCTACGACAACATCGACGTTGCCGCCGCGGCCGACCTCGGCATCGCGGTGTGCAACACACCTGGCGTACTCGACGAGACCACCGCCGATCTCGCGTTCCTGTTGATCCTGGCGGCAGCCCGGCGCGCATCCGACGCCGAGGCCGACCTGCGGCAAGGACGGTGGTCGGGATTCCGCATGGACCGGTTCCTCGGGGTCGACGTGCACGGCCGCATGCTCGGCGTTGTCGGCTTTGGTCGAATAGGGCAGGCCGTTGCGCGCCGCGCCGCCGGGTTCGGCATGGAGGTGCTGCACCACACGCGGCGCGACACCGGCATCACGGGATGGGTCGAGGATCTCGACGAGCTCCTCCGCGCGTCCGATGTGGTCACGCTCCACGTTCCGCTCACACCGGAGACGACCCACCTCATCGACGCGCGGCGCCTGACGTTGATGAAGCGCAGCGCGGTGCTCGTGAACACCTCTCGGGGCCCGGTCGTCGACGAGGAAGCACTGGCGATCGCGCTCGAGGACGGCACGATCTTCGGCGCGGGCATCGACGTGTACGAACGCGAGCCCGAGGTACATCCGCGGTTGCTGGCTGCACCGCACGCCGTGTTGCTCCCGCACATCGGCAGCGCGAGCCAGGCAACACGCCGGCGCATGGCGCAACTCGCGTGCGAGGGCGTAGTGGCGGTGCTCGACGGCAAACGCCCGCCAAACCTCGTGATGCGCTGA